One genomic segment of Centropristis striata isolate RG_2023a ecotype Rhode Island chromosome 11, C.striata_1.0, whole genome shotgun sequence includes these proteins:
- the col6a2 gene encoding collagen alpha-2(VI) chain isoform X1 produces the protein MLRLKVAALCLLFGVLTHGQKQCNKKNECPIDLYFTIDTSETIALQEPPLGALVESIKRFVELFANRLEDAEINGVVRVNWNLGGLHFSQRQEVFSRIGPKNDFITGLRAIRYLGKGTYIDCALTNMTHEMRAQHSSPDALRFAVVITDGHVTGNPCGGIKVAAERARDEGIRMFVVAASRNLEETGLREIANSPASVYRREFMAVDLSSGRAVIHEATIDRIISTMKHLAFVECYKVACLETPGPPGPKGHRGQKGAKGDNGDPGSKGERGRPGDPGIEGPIGQPGTKGDPGFKGEKGEIGTQGKKGVGGLAGRNGKDGQKGKIGRIGAPGCKGDPGDRGPDGHPGDVGERGFPGTNGEKGDPGRPGRPGPSGPSGDGGPKGERGSPGSPGVPGLKGSPGTAGLGGPRGEPGRRGDYGPKGGQGPDGVKGDKGEMGPEGLRGLPGESGNKGTKGDNGLPGPRGPPGLSGEAGKNGTRGDPGDAGPRGEPGTAGPKGDHGRPGFTYPGPRGSSGDRGEKGNRGPRGSRGDCGQKGDPGDKGTPGDAGEPGSQGEPGLRGPRGDGGRDGDPGPEGDPGLTECDVMNYIRETCGCCDCEKRCGPVDIVFVIDSSESVGLSNFTLEKNFVINTINRLGSLAKDPKSDTGTRVGVVQYSHSGTFQAIKLDDPKIDSLTAFKDAVKRLEWIAGGTWTPSALQYAYENLIRDSRRAKANVTVVVITDGRFDPRDNDALLTSLCGHEGVDVSAIGIGDMFDQLEENESLKSIACQKDGRVMGMRRFADLVAEEFIDKIETVLCPDPIIICPDLPCKTEPAVASCVQRPVDVVFMLDGSERMGLEDHRRAKEFIENVARRLTLANGPNDERNARLALLQYGSPTEQTVEFALTHNLTVISDSLARVKYMDSSSALGSAIIHAVNNVVMPKQGARTARRNAELAFVFITDGITSSEQLEEGVSAMRRAEGVPTVLAVGTDTDEDVLRKVSLGDMSAIFRGADYAMLNKPAFFERFIRWIC, from the exons AGATTCGTTGAGTTGTTTGCGAACCGTCTGGAAGACGCTGAGATCAACGGAGTGGTTCGGGTCAACTGGAACCTCGGAGGACTTCACTTCTCCCAGAGACAGGAAGTGTTCAGCCGCATCGGACCCAAGAATGACTTCATCACT GGCCTCAGGGCGATCCGTTACCTGGGTAAGGGCACCTACATCGACTGCGCCCTCACCAACATGACGCACGAGATGAGGGCGCAACACTCCTCGCCAGACGCTCTCCGATTCGCCGTGGTCATCACCGATGGACACGTGACCGGGAACCCTTGCGGGGGCATCAAAGTGGCGGCGGAGAGAGCTCGCGATGAGGGCATCAGGATGTTCGTGGTGGCGGCGTCCAGGAACCTGGAGGAGACGGGGCTGAGGGAGATCGCCAACTCTCCGGCGTCCGTCTACCGCAGGGAGTTCATGGCGGTGGACCTGAGCTCAGGAAGAGCCGTGATACACGAGGCCACCATCGACCGCATCATCAGTACcatg AAACATTTGGCCTTCGTAGag TGTTATAAAGTGGCCTGTCTGGAGACGCCAGGACCACCCGGTCCCAAAGGACACAGAGGACAGAAA GGAGCTAAAGGAGACAACGGAGACCCGGGCTCTAAGGGAGAGAGAGGTCGCCCCGGAGACCCCGGTATCGAGGGTCCCATCGGTCAGCCCGGTACCAAA GGAGATCCAGGTTTTAAAGGCGAGAAG GGAGAGATTGGAACTCAGGGGAAAAAG GGCGTCGGTGGCCTCGCAGGACGCAACGGAAAAGACGGACAGAAG GGTAAAATTGGACGGATTGGTGCTCCTGGCTGCAAAGGAGACCCAGGAGACAGA GGTCCTGATGGTCACCCCGGAGACGTTGGTGAACGTGGTTTTCCTGGAACTAACGGAGAAAAG GGGGACCCCGGTCGCCCTGGGAGACCTGGTCCATCTGGCCCGTCCGGAGACGGTGGACCCAAG ggagagagaggaagtccTGGATCTCCTGGAGTCCCTGGATTGAAAGGAAGCCCA GGAACTGCTGGACTTGGAGGACCAAGAGGAGAGCCG gGGAGAAGAGGAGACTACGGGCCAAAGGGAGGCCAAGGGCCAGACGGAGTCAAGGGAGACAAG GGTGAAATGGGGCCCGAGGGCTTGAGAGGACTTCCAGGTGAATCAGGAAACAAAGGAACAAAG GGAGACAACGGGCTGCCGGGCCCCAGGGGCCCCCCGGGGCTATCAGGAGAGGCTGGGAAGAAT GGAACCAGAGGAGATCCAGGTGATGCTGGACCAAGAGGAGAACCTGGAACAGCCGGACCAAAG GGAGACCATGGGAGACCTGGCTTCACCTATCCTGGTCCCAGAGGATCATCG GGAGATCGAGGAGAGAAGGGGAACCGAGGGCCTCGAGGCAGCAGAGGAGACTGTGGTCAGAAGGGAGATCCAGGAGACAAAGGAACTCCAGGAGACGCA GGTGAGCCAGGGTCTCAGGGCGAGCCGGGTCTGAGAGGACCAAGAGGAGACGGGGGACGTGAT GGAGATCCTGGTCCTGAGGGAGACCCCGGCCTCACC GAATGTGATGTCATGAACTACATCAGGGAGACATGTGGCTGCTGTG ACTGTGAGAAACGCTGCGGCCCCGTGGACATCGTGtttgtgattgacagctcaGAGTCAGTGGGTCTGTCTAACTTCACTCTGGAGAAGAACTTCGTCATCAACACCATCAACAGACTGGGTTCCCTCGCCAAAGACCCCAAATCAGACACAG GCACCAGAGTGGGCGTGGTCCAGTACAGTCACAGTGGAACCTTCCAGGCCATCAAGCTGGACGACCCCAAGATCGACTCCCTGACTGCTTTCAAG GATGCAGTGAAACGTTTGGAGTGGATTGCCGGAGGAACATGGACTCCATCCGCTCTGCAGTACGCCTACGAGAACCTGATCCGAGACAGCCGCCGAGCCAAAGCCAACGTCACTGTAGTCGTCATCACCGACGGACGCTTCGACCCCAGAGATAACGACGCGCTGCTCACCTCCCTCTGCGG GCATGAAGGCGTGGACGTGAGCGCCATCGGTATCGGAGACATGTTCGACCAGCTGGAGGAGAACGAGAGTCTGAAGAGCATCGCCTGCCAGAAGGACGGACGAGTGATGGGCATGAGGCGCTTTGCAGACCTGGTGGCCGAGGAGTTCATCGACAAGATTGAAACCGTGCTCTGCCCAG atCCTATCATCATTTGCCCTGATCTGCCCTGTAAAACAG agcCTGCAGTGGCTAGCTGTGTCCAGCGGCCAGTGGACGTGGTGTTCATGCTGGACGGTTCTGAGAGGATGGGGCTGGAGGACCACCGCAGGGCCAAAGAGTTCATCGAGAACGTGGCCCGCCGCCTCACGCTGGCCAACGGGCCCAACGACGAGAGGAACGCCCGCCTGGCTCTGCTGCAGTACGGCAGCCCCACAGAACAGACGGTGGAGTTCGCGCTCACACACAACCTGACGGTGATCTCTGATTCGTTGGCGAGGGTGAAGTACATggactcctcctctgctctggGCAGCGCTATCATCCATGCTGTCAACAATGTGGTGATGCCAAAG CAGGGAGCCCGCACGGCTCGTCGCAACGCTGAGCTGGCCTTCGTGTTCATCACCGACGGCATCACCTCCAGCGAGCAGCTGGAGGAGGGCGTGTCCGCCATGAGGCGGGCGGAGGGCGTTCCCACGGTGCTCGCCGTGGGGACGGACACAGACGAAGACGTCCTGCGGAAGGTGTCGCTAGGGGACATGTCGGCCATCTTCAGAGGAGCCGACTACGCCATGTTGAACAAACCCGCTTTCTTTGAGCGCTTCATCCGCTGGATATGCTAG
- the col6a2 gene encoding collagen alpha-2(VI) chain isoform X2: protein MLRLKVAALCLLFGVLTHGQKQCNKKNECPIDLYFTIDTSETIALQEPPLGALVESIKRFVELFANRLEDAEINGVVRVNWNLGGLHFSQRQEVFSRIGPKNDFITGLRAIRYLGKGTYIDCALTNMTHEMRAQHSSPDALRFAVVITDGHVTGNPCGGIKVAAERARDEGIRMFVVAASRNLEETGLREIANSPASVYRREFMAVDLSSGRAVIHEATIDRIISTMKHLAFVECYKVACLETPGPPGPKGHRGQKGAKGDNGDPGSKGERGRPGDPGIEGPIGQPGTKGDPGFKGEKGEIGTQGKKGVGGLAGRNGKDGQKGKIGRIGAPGCKGDPGDRGPDGHPGDVGERGFPGTNGEKGDPGRPGRPGPSGPSGDGGPKGERGSPGSPGVPGLKGSPGTAGLGGPRGEPGRRGDYGPKGGQGPDGVKGDKGEMGPEGLRGLPGESGNKGTKGDNGLPGPRGPPGLSGEAGKNGTRGDPGDAGPRGEPGTAGPKGDHGRPGFTYPGPRGSSGDRGEKGNRGPRGSRGDCGQKGDPGDKGTPGDAGEPGSQGEPGLRGPRGDGGRDGDPGPEGDPGLTECDVMNYIRETCGCCDCEKRCGPVDIVFVIDSSESVGLSNFTLEKNFVINTINRLGSLAKDPKSDTGTRVGVVQYSHSGTFQAIKLDDPKIDSLTAFKDAVKRLEWIAGGTWTPSALQYAYENLIRDSRRAKANVTVVVITDGRFDPRDNDALLTSLCGHEGVDVSAIGIGDMFDQLEENESLKSIACQKDGRVMGMRRFADLVAEEFIDKIETVLCPDPIIICPDLPCKTEPAVASCVQRPVDVVFMLDGSERMGLEDHRRAKEFIENVARRLTLANGPNDERNARLALLQYGSPTEQTVEFALTHNLTVISDSLARVKYMDSSSALGSAIIHAVNNVVMPKGARTARRNAELAFVFITDGITSSEQLEEGVSAMRRAEGVPTVLAVGTDTDEDVLRKVSLGDMSAIFRGADYAMLNKPAFFERFIRWIC, encoded by the exons AGATTCGTTGAGTTGTTTGCGAACCGTCTGGAAGACGCTGAGATCAACGGAGTGGTTCGGGTCAACTGGAACCTCGGAGGACTTCACTTCTCCCAGAGACAGGAAGTGTTCAGCCGCATCGGACCCAAGAATGACTTCATCACT GGCCTCAGGGCGATCCGTTACCTGGGTAAGGGCACCTACATCGACTGCGCCCTCACCAACATGACGCACGAGATGAGGGCGCAACACTCCTCGCCAGACGCTCTCCGATTCGCCGTGGTCATCACCGATGGACACGTGACCGGGAACCCTTGCGGGGGCATCAAAGTGGCGGCGGAGAGAGCTCGCGATGAGGGCATCAGGATGTTCGTGGTGGCGGCGTCCAGGAACCTGGAGGAGACGGGGCTGAGGGAGATCGCCAACTCTCCGGCGTCCGTCTACCGCAGGGAGTTCATGGCGGTGGACCTGAGCTCAGGAAGAGCCGTGATACACGAGGCCACCATCGACCGCATCATCAGTACcatg AAACATTTGGCCTTCGTAGag TGTTATAAAGTGGCCTGTCTGGAGACGCCAGGACCACCCGGTCCCAAAGGACACAGAGGACAGAAA GGAGCTAAAGGAGACAACGGAGACCCGGGCTCTAAGGGAGAGAGAGGTCGCCCCGGAGACCCCGGTATCGAGGGTCCCATCGGTCAGCCCGGTACCAAA GGAGATCCAGGTTTTAAAGGCGAGAAG GGAGAGATTGGAACTCAGGGGAAAAAG GGCGTCGGTGGCCTCGCAGGACGCAACGGAAAAGACGGACAGAAG GGTAAAATTGGACGGATTGGTGCTCCTGGCTGCAAAGGAGACCCAGGAGACAGA GGTCCTGATGGTCACCCCGGAGACGTTGGTGAACGTGGTTTTCCTGGAACTAACGGAGAAAAG GGGGACCCCGGTCGCCCTGGGAGACCTGGTCCATCTGGCCCGTCCGGAGACGGTGGACCCAAG ggagagagaggaagtccTGGATCTCCTGGAGTCCCTGGATTGAAAGGAAGCCCA GGAACTGCTGGACTTGGAGGACCAAGAGGAGAGCCG gGGAGAAGAGGAGACTACGGGCCAAAGGGAGGCCAAGGGCCAGACGGAGTCAAGGGAGACAAG GGTGAAATGGGGCCCGAGGGCTTGAGAGGACTTCCAGGTGAATCAGGAAACAAAGGAACAAAG GGAGACAACGGGCTGCCGGGCCCCAGGGGCCCCCCGGGGCTATCAGGAGAGGCTGGGAAGAAT GGAACCAGAGGAGATCCAGGTGATGCTGGACCAAGAGGAGAACCTGGAACAGCCGGACCAAAG GGAGACCATGGGAGACCTGGCTTCACCTATCCTGGTCCCAGAGGATCATCG GGAGATCGAGGAGAGAAGGGGAACCGAGGGCCTCGAGGCAGCAGAGGAGACTGTGGTCAGAAGGGAGATCCAGGAGACAAAGGAACTCCAGGAGACGCA GGTGAGCCAGGGTCTCAGGGCGAGCCGGGTCTGAGAGGACCAAGAGGAGACGGGGGACGTGAT GGAGATCCTGGTCCTGAGGGAGACCCCGGCCTCACC GAATGTGATGTCATGAACTACATCAGGGAGACATGTGGCTGCTGTG ACTGTGAGAAACGCTGCGGCCCCGTGGACATCGTGtttgtgattgacagctcaGAGTCAGTGGGTCTGTCTAACTTCACTCTGGAGAAGAACTTCGTCATCAACACCATCAACAGACTGGGTTCCCTCGCCAAAGACCCCAAATCAGACACAG GCACCAGAGTGGGCGTGGTCCAGTACAGTCACAGTGGAACCTTCCAGGCCATCAAGCTGGACGACCCCAAGATCGACTCCCTGACTGCTTTCAAG GATGCAGTGAAACGTTTGGAGTGGATTGCCGGAGGAACATGGACTCCATCCGCTCTGCAGTACGCCTACGAGAACCTGATCCGAGACAGCCGCCGAGCCAAAGCCAACGTCACTGTAGTCGTCATCACCGACGGACGCTTCGACCCCAGAGATAACGACGCGCTGCTCACCTCCCTCTGCGG GCATGAAGGCGTGGACGTGAGCGCCATCGGTATCGGAGACATGTTCGACCAGCTGGAGGAGAACGAGAGTCTGAAGAGCATCGCCTGCCAGAAGGACGGACGAGTGATGGGCATGAGGCGCTTTGCAGACCTGGTGGCCGAGGAGTTCATCGACAAGATTGAAACCGTGCTCTGCCCAG atCCTATCATCATTTGCCCTGATCTGCCCTGTAAAACAG agcCTGCAGTGGCTAGCTGTGTCCAGCGGCCAGTGGACGTGGTGTTCATGCTGGACGGTTCTGAGAGGATGGGGCTGGAGGACCACCGCAGGGCCAAAGAGTTCATCGAGAACGTGGCCCGCCGCCTCACGCTGGCCAACGGGCCCAACGACGAGAGGAACGCCCGCCTGGCTCTGCTGCAGTACGGCAGCCCCACAGAACAGACGGTGGAGTTCGCGCTCACACACAACCTGACGGTGATCTCTGATTCGTTGGCGAGGGTGAAGTACATggactcctcctctgctctggGCAGCGCTATCATCCATGCTGTCAACAATGTGGTGATGCCAAAG GGAGCCCGCACGGCTCGTCGCAACGCTGAGCTGGCCTTCGTGTTCATCACCGACGGCATCACCTCCAGCGAGCAGCTGGAGGAGGGCGTGTCCGCCATGAGGCGGGCGGAGGGCGTTCCCACGGTGCTCGCCGTGGGGACGGACACAGACGAAGACGTCCTGCGGAAGGTGTCGCTAGGGGACATGTCGGCCATCTTCAGAGGAGCCGACTACGCCATGTTGAACAAACCCGCTTTCTTTGAGCGCTTCATCCGCTGGATATGCTAG
- the col6a2 gene encoding collagen alpha-2(VI) chain isoform X3, with amino-acid sequence MLRLKVAALCLLFGVLTHGQKQCNKKNECPIDLYFTIDTSETIALQEPPLGALVESIKRFVELFANRLEDAEINGVVRVNWNLGGLHFSQRQEVFSRIGPKNDFITGLRAIRYLGKGTYIDCALTNMTHEMRAQHSSPDALRFAVVITDGHVTGNPCGGIKVAAERARDEGIRMFVVAASRNLEETGLREIANSPASVYRREFMAVDLSSGRAVIHEATIDRIISTMKHLAFVECYKVACLETPGPPGPKGHRGQKGAKGDNGDPGSKGERGRPGDPGIEGPIGQPGTKGDPGFKGEKGEIGTQGKKGVGGLAGRNGKDGQKGKIGRIGAPGCKGDPGDRGPDGHPGDVGERGFPGTNGEKGDPGRPGRPGPSGPSGDGGPKGERGSPGSPGVPGLKGSPGTAGLGGPRGEPGRRGDYGPKGGQGPDGVKGDKGEMGPEGLRGLPGESGNKGTKGDNGLPGPRGPPGLSGEAGKNGTRGDPGDAGPRGEPGTAGPKGDHGRPGFTYPGPRGSSGDRGEKGNRGPRGSRGDCGQKGDPGDKGTPGDAGEPGSQGEPGLRGPRGDGGRDGDPGPEGDPGLTECDVMNYIRETCGCCDCEKRCGPVDIVFVIDSSESVGLSNFTLEKNFVINTINRLGSLAKDPKSDTGTRVGVVQYSHSGTFQAIKLDDPKIDSLTAFKDAVKRLEWIAGGTWTPSALQYAYENLIRDSRRAKANVTVVVITDGRFDPRDNDALLTSLCGHEGVDVSAIGIGDMFDQLEENESLKSIACQKDGRVMGMRRFADLVAEEFIDKIETVLCPDPIIICPDLPCKTGGGVAAGQAPPPWKPLSEEGSPSLVPTSLEGVSNLLTGLSEQQYGVGVATMAYTAQRAKLAHGDDRQQWTQLFIDSFKYVYGDIMGDPEKALGLC; translated from the exons AGATTCGTTGAGTTGTTTGCGAACCGTCTGGAAGACGCTGAGATCAACGGAGTGGTTCGGGTCAACTGGAACCTCGGAGGACTTCACTTCTCCCAGAGACAGGAAGTGTTCAGCCGCATCGGACCCAAGAATGACTTCATCACT GGCCTCAGGGCGATCCGTTACCTGGGTAAGGGCACCTACATCGACTGCGCCCTCACCAACATGACGCACGAGATGAGGGCGCAACACTCCTCGCCAGACGCTCTCCGATTCGCCGTGGTCATCACCGATGGACACGTGACCGGGAACCCTTGCGGGGGCATCAAAGTGGCGGCGGAGAGAGCTCGCGATGAGGGCATCAGGATGTTCGTGGTGGCGGCGTCCAGGAACCTGGAGGAGACGGGGCTGAGGGAGATCGCCAACTCTCCGGCGTCCGTCTACCGCAGGGAGTTCATGGCGGTGGACCTGAGCTCAGGAAGAGCCGTGATACACGAGGCCACCATCGACCGCATCATCAGTACcatg AAACATTTGGCCTTCGTAGag TGTTATAAAGTGGCCTGTCTGGAGACGCCAGGACCACCCGGTCCCAAAGGACACAGAGGACAGAAA GGAGCTAAAGGAGACAACGGAGACCCGGGCTCTAAGGGAGAGAGAGGTCGCCCCGGAGACCCCGGTATCGAGGGTCCCATCGGTCAGCCCGGTACCAAA GGAGATCCAGGTTTTAAAGGCGAGAAG GGAGAGATTGGAACTCAGGGGAAAAAG GGCGTCGGTGGCCTCGCAGGACGCAACGGAAAAGACGGACAGAAG GGTAAAATTGGACGGATTGGTGCTCCTGGCTGCAAAGGAGACCCAGGAGACAGA GGTCCTGATGGTCACCCCGGAGACGTTGGTGAACGTGGTTTTCCTGGAACTAACGGAGAAAAG GGGGACCCCGGTCGCCCTGGGAGACCTGGTCCATCTGGCCCGTCCGGAGACGGTGGACCCAAG ggagagagaggaagtccTGGATCTCCTGGAGTCCCTGGATTGAAAGGAAGCCCA GGAACTGCTGGACTTGGAGGACCAAGAGGAGAGCCG gGGAGAAGAGGAGACTACGGGCCAAAGGGAGGCCAAGGGCCAGACGGAGTCAAGGGAGACAAG GGTGAAATGGGGCCCGAGGGCTTGAGAGGACTTCCAGGTGAATCAGGAAACAAAGGAACAAAG GGAGACAACGGGCTGCCGGGCCCCAGGGGCCCCCCGGGGCTATCAGGAGAGGCTGGGAAGAAT GGAACCAGAGGAGATCCAGGTGATGCTGGACCAAGAGGAGAACCTGGAACAGCCGGACCAAAG GGAGACCATGGGAGACCTGGCTTCACCTATCCTGGTCCCAGAGGATCATCG GGAGATCGAGGAGAGAAGGGGAACCGAGGGCCTCGAGGCAGCAGAGGAGACTGTGGTCAGAAGGGAGATCCAGGAGACAAAGGAACTCCAGGAGACGCA GGTGAGCCAGGGTCTCAGGGCGAGCCGGGTCTGAGAGGACCAAGAGGAGACGGGGGACGTGAT GGAGATCCTGGTCCTGAGGGAGACCCCGGCCTCACC GAATGTGATGTCATGAACTACATCAGGGAGACATGTGGCTGCTGTG ACTGTGAGAAACGCTGCGGCCCCGTGGACATCGTGtttgtgattgacagctcaGAGTCAGTGGGTCTGTCTAACTTCACTCTGGAGAAGAACTTCGTCATCAACACCATCAACAGACTGGGTTCCCTCGCCAAAGACCCCAAATCAGACACAG GCACCAGAGTGGGCGTGGTCCAGTACAGTCACAGTGGAACCTTCCAGGCCATCAAGCTGGACGACCCCAAGATCGACTCCCTGACTGCTTTCAAG GATGCAGTGAAACGTTTGGAGTGGATTGCCGGAGGAACATGGACTCCATCCGCTCTGCAGTACGCCTACGAGAACCTGATCCGAGACAGCCGCCGAGCCAAAGCCAACGTCACTGTAGTCGTCATCACCGACGGACGCTTCGACCCCAGAGATAACGACGCGCTGCTCACCTCCCTCTGCGG GCATGAAGGCGTGGACGTGAGCGCCATCGGTATCGGAGACATGTTCGACCAGCTGGAGGAGAACGAGAGTCTGAAGAGCATCGCCTGCCAGAAGGACGGACGAGTGATGGGCATGAGGCGCTTTGCAGACCTGGTGGCCGAGGAGTTCATCGACAAGATTGAAACCGTGCTCTGCCCAG atCCTATCATCATTTGCCCTGATCTGCCCTGTAAAACAG GAGGGGGCGTCGCTGCGGGGCAAGCCCCTCCCCCTTGGAAGCCACTGTCCGAGGAAGGCAGCCCCTCATTGGTCCCCACCTCTTTGGAGGGTGTGTCCAACCTGCTGACCGGCCTGAGCGAGCAGCAGTACGGGGTTGGCGTGGCAACCATGGCGTACACCGCCCAGAGAGCCAAACTCGCCCATGGAGACGACAGGCAGCAGTGGACCCAGCTGTTCATCGACTCCTTCAAATATGTCTACGGAGACATTATGGGAGACCCAGAGAAAGCCTTAGGACTCTGCTAA